A single Brevundimonas sp. SL130 DNA region contains:
- a CDS encoding type II toxin-antitoxin system RelE/ParE family toxin has protein sequence MRLVITRAAARDLAEIEAFIARDSARAARRFVLKLLDACEGLVDQPRAYPEAGVQNLRKRPLDDYLIFYRISEAVEVVRILHAARDWARLLDPATD, from the coding sequence ATGAGGCTGGTCATCACGCGGGCCGCAGCCCGCGACCTTGCTGAGATCGAAGCCTTCATCGCCCGTGATAGCGCGAGGGCTGCTCGGCGTTTCGTACTGAAACTGCTCGACGCCTGCGAAGGCCTGGTTGATCAACCACGCGCCTATCCGGAGGCTGGCGTTCAGAACCTGCGAAAACGCCCGCTAGACGATTATCTGATCTTCTATCGCATATCTGAGGCGGTGGAGGTCGTCCGTATTCTTCACGCCGCGCGCGACTGGGCTCGCCTGCTGGATCCCGCGACCGACTAG
- a CDS encoding type II toxin-antitoxin system ParD family antitoxin, with the protein MTMTVELGALEQVVDNLVKQGRYGSKSEVLRTGVRLVQEHEARLAALLGKLQEGIDDADAGRVHTIDEVRAQMKARWANDGQ; encoded by the coding sequence ATGACCATGACCGTCGAACTGGGAGCCTTGGAACAGGTGGTGGACAACCTGGTCAAGCAAGGCCGCTACGGCTCCAAGAGCGAGGTGCTGCGCACCGGCGTGCGGCTGGTCCAGGAGCATGAGGCCCGTTTGGCGGCCTTGCTGGGCAAGCTCCAGGAAGGCATCGACGACGCTGACGCCGGTCGGGTTCACACGATCGACGAGGTACGGGCGCAAATGAAAGCGCGCTGGGCAAACGACGGCCAATGA
- a CDS encoding TIGR02186 family protein: MLALPPPPPAIEAPAPDRSEATTGELRVAAALTNAQVRVDSSFTGASIVLYGAVFNPSDQPADVVVVVRGPDAPVRLVKKTRNMGVWLNSRPVLFEGAPGFYMTASTRPLSDIADFGQLRRLGVGVDHLRIDAPEEAGTVTRYGVRDVVVSRLGDDYLDWRRAVIRLKEAAALYDTDPDGVEFVDRGLFRAEVKLPTVAPTGKYYAEVWLFQDGEPRSVSNMTLTVEKVGLERDIYEFAHRRPWLYGLLCVVLAALTGYGASRLFSRRD, encoded by the coding sequence ATGCTGGCGCTTCCACCTCCTCCGCCCGCGATAGAGGCGCCCGCTCCGGATCGGTCCGAGGCCACGACCGGCGAGCTGCGCGTCGCCGCCGCCCTGACCAATGCCCAGGTGCGGGTCGATTCCAGTTTCACGGGCGCTTCCATCGTCCTGTACGGCGCGGTGTTCAATCCGTCGGACCAGCCGGCGGACGTCGTCGTCGTGGTTCGGGGCCCCGACGCCCCCGTTCGTCTGGTCAAGAAGACCCGCAACATGGGCGTCTGGCTGAACAGCCGTCCCGTCCTGTTCGAGGGCGCGCCGGGCTTCTACATGACCGCCTCGACCCGCCCCCTGTCGGACATCGCGGACTTCGGCCAGCTGCGTCGCCTCGGCGTCGGCGTGGATCATCTGCGCATCGACGCCCCGGAAGAGGCCGGGACCGTGACCCGCTACGGGGTGCGCGACGTGGTCGTCAGCCGTCTGGGCGACGACTATCTGGATTGGCGCCGCGCCGTGATCCGGCTGAAAGAGGCGGCGGCCCTCTATGACACCGATCCCGACGGGGTCGAGTTCGTGGATCGCGGCCTGTTCCGGGCCGAGGTCAAACTGCCGACCGTCGCCCCGACCGGCAAATACTATGCCGAGGTCTGGCTGTTTCAGGACGGCGAGCCCCGGTCGGTGTCGAACATGACCCTGACGGTCGAGAAGGTCGGTCTGGAGCGCGACATCTATGAGTTCGCCCATCGCCGCCCCTGGCTGTACGGCCTGTTGTGCGTCGTGCTGGCGGCCCTGACCGGCTACGGCGCCTCGCGTCTGTTCAGCCGGCGCGACTGA
- a CDS encoding trimeric intracellular cation channel family protein has product MTPIDPALTEPLRDPRTVLAALDFAGVAVFAATGALAAAREKHDVITFAFFAAITGVGGGTLRDLLLGLPVFWVQDWRYMAVCLLAAVAIWLIGQRDWRFRALLWLDAVGLGAYGVMGAAKAEAAGAHPLICIVMGTLTACFGGVVRDILAGQPSILLRREINVTAAILAATLYIILRIPEAPIWPAAIVAALAGFMLRAGALRWGWTLPGFPERN; this is encoded by the coding sequence GTGACGCCGATCGACCCTGCCCTGACCGAGCCCCTGCGCGACCCCCGCACGGTGCTCGCCGCCCTGGACTTCGCCGGGGTGGCGGTGTTCGCGGCCACCGGCGCCCTGGCCGCCGCGCGCGAGAAGCACGACGTCATCACCTTCGCCTTCTTCGCCGCGATTACGGGGGTCGGGGGCGGCACCCTGCGCGACCTGCTGCTCGGCCTGCCGGTCTTCTGGGTGCAGGACTGGCGCTATATGGCCGTCTGTCTGCTGGCGGCGGTGGCTATCTGGCTGATCGGTCAGCGCGACTGGCGGTTCCGCGCCCTCCTGTGGCTCGACGCCGTCGGCCTGGGTGCTTACGGCGTCATGGGGGCGGCCAAGGCCGAGGCCGCCGGCGCTCACCCGCTGATCTGTATCGTCATGGGCACCCTGACGGCCTGTTTCGGCGGGGTGGTGCGCGACATCCTGGCGGGCCAACCGTCGATCCTGCTGCGGCGCGAGATCAATGTGACCGCAGCCATACTGGCGGCGACCCTCTATATCATCCTGCGCATCCCCGAGGCGCCGATCTGGCCCGCCGCCATCGTCGCCGCCCTCGCCGGCTTCATGCTGCGCGCCGGGGCTCTACGCTGGGGCTGGACCCTGCCGGGCTTCCCGGAACGAAATTGA
- a CDS encoding HNH endonuclease codes for MQVLHRPPSGFPALVLNADFRPLSYYPLSLWPWEEAVKAVYQDRVDVVSLYDKVVRSPSMEMQLPSVIALKNYVDQDRSPAFTRFNVFLRDGFACQYCGESTELTFDHVIPRSHGGRTTWENIVAACGPCNLAKGGRTPRQALMPIRREPYRPNAWQLQDAGRRFPPHYLHQSWLDYLYWDIELEP; via the coding sequence ATGCAGGTCCTCCACCGACCGCCGTCGGGCTTTCCCGCCCTGGTTCTGAACGCGGACTTCCGGCCGCTGTCCTACTACCCGCTGTCGCTCTGGCCGTGGGAAGAGGCGGTCAAGGCGGTCTATCAGGACCGGGTGGACGTGGTGTCGCTGTATGACAAGGTGGTCCGGTCTCCGTCGATGGAGATGCAACTGCCCAGCGTCATCGCGCTGAAGAACTATGTCGATCAGGATCGAAGCCCGGCCTTTACCCGTTTCAACGTCTTCCTGCGCGACGGCTTCGCCTGCCAGTACTGCGGGGAATCCACCGAGCTGACCTTCGACCATGTCATCCCGCGCTCGCACGGCGGCCGAACGACCTGGGAGAACATCGTCGCCGCCTGCGGCCCCTGCAACCTGGCCAAGGGCGGGCGCACGCCGCGTCAGGCCCTGATGCCGATCCGCCGCGAGCCTTATCGCCCCAACGCCTGGCAGCTTCAGGACGCCGGCCGGCGCTTCCCGCCCCACTATCTGCACCAGAGCTGGCTCGACTACCTCTACTGGGACATCGAGCTCGAACCCTAG
- a CDS encoding carboxylesterase/lipase family protein: MTQAHDVHTGTRPTPISRRTALATGLATGLAAAALPGSVLGASRAGDPRVQTKAGPVVGVRQQAISVFKGLRYGAPTKRFQPPVPPTPWRDPAPAATFGAASPQRGSEPNQGEDCLFLNVWTPATDAGRRPVMVYIHGGAYATGSGSHPLYDGSRLSEHGDVVVVTLNHRLNVFGYAYLARLAPGFEDSGNVGQLDLILALRWIRNNIAAFGGDPDRVMLFGQSGGGAKIATLMATPAAQGLFHRAATMSGQQVTASGPINATTRATTWLKALGLTPDRAAEAATLPVERLLEAQTTEDPILGFGGLYFGPVLDFRTLPRHPFYPDAAPQGRLIPMIIGNTREETLGFMGDDPKNIGLTWDTLATRLTPGVMRIDITPEAVIAGYRAMQPDWSPDQVLIAATTAGRSWRGAVIEAEERARAGAPAWVYQLDYPGTMPSGRKGAFHTADIPLVFDNVTSPESRVNGPGAQTVSDAMRQAFVALARDGDPNHAGLPHWDRYELPRRQTMLFDVTPQMADDPRGDERQFFSAIPYIQPGT; this comes from the coding sequence ATGACCCAAGCCCACGACGTCCACACCGGAACCCGCCCCACGCCCATCAGCCGCCGCACGGCCCTGGCGACAGGTCTGGCGACGGGTCTGGCGGCGGCCGCCCTGCCCGGCTCCGTTCTTGGCGCATCCAGAGCGGGCGATCCCCGCGTCCAGACGAAGGCCGGGCCGGTCGTCGGGGTTCGCCAGCAGGCGATCAGCGTCTTCAAAGGCCTGAGATACGGCGCGCCCACGAAACGGTTTCAACCGCCTGTGCCGCCGACGCCCTGGCGCGATCCGGCGCCTGCCGCCACATTCGGCGCCGCCAGTCCCCAGCGCGGCAGCGAGCCGAACCAGGGCGAGGACTGTCTGTTCCTGAACGTCTGGACCCCGGCGACCGACGCCGGGCGACGTCCAGTCATGGTCTATATCCACGGCGGCGCCTATGCGACCGGCTCTGGCAGTCACCCGCTCTACGACGGATCTCGCCTGTCAGAGCACGGCGATGTGGTGGTGGTGACGCTGAACCATCGGCTGAACGTCTTCGGCTACGCCTATCTGGCGCGATTGGCGCCGGGGTTCGAGGATTCGGGGAATGTCGGCCAACTGGACCTGATCCTCGCCCTGCGCTGGATCAGGAACAATATCGCAGCCTTCGGCGGCGACCCCGACCGAGTTATGCTGTTCGGCCAGTCCGGCGGCGGGGCCAAGATCGCCACCCTGATGGCGACGCCCGCCGCTCAGGGCCTGTTCCACCGCGCCGCGACCATGAGCGGCCAGCAGGTCACCGCCTCCGGCCCCATCAACGCCACGACCCGCGCCACGACCTGGCTGAAGGCGCTGGGCCTGACGCCGGATCGCGCGGCGGAAGCCGCGACCCTGCCGGTCGAACGACTGCTGGAGGCCCAGACCACCGAAGACCCGATCCTGGGCTTCGGCGGTCTCTATTTCGGCCCGGTGCTCGATTTCCGCACCCTGCCCCGTCACCCCTTCTATCCCGACGCTGCGCCTCAAGGCCGGTTGATCCCCATGATCATCGGCAATACCCGCGAAGAGACCCTGGGCTTCATGGGCGACGATCCCAAGAACATCGGCCTGACCTGGGACACCTTGGCCACGCGGCTGACGCCCGGCGTCATGCGGATCGACATCACGCCTGAGGCGGTGATCGCCGGCTATCGCGCCATGCAGCCCGACTGGTCTCCGGACCAGGTGCTGATCGCCGCCACCACAGCCGGACGCTCCTGGCGCGGCGCGGTGATCGAGGCGGAAGAACGGGCTCGCGCCGGCGCCCCCGCCTGGGTCTACCAACTGGACTATCCGGGCACGATGCCGTCAGGCCGCAAGGGCGCCTTCCATACGGCCGACATCCCCCTGGTGTTCGACAATGTGACCTCGCCTGAGTCTCGCGTGAACGGCCCCGGCGCACAGACCGTGTCTGACGCGATGCGCCAGGCCTTCGTCGCCCTGGCGCGGGATGGCGATCCGAACCACGCCGGACTTCCGCACTGGGACCGATACGAGCTGCCGCGCCGCCAGACGATGCTGTTCGACGTGACCCCGCAGATGGCCGACGATCCGCGCGGCGACGAGCGTCAGTTCTTTTCGGCCATCCCCTATATCCAGCCCGGAACCTGA
- a CDS encoding DNA-3-methyladenine glycosylase family protein has translation MLVAPTAQDIAAARQALADADPALARAHAQTPAFEWRLRPGGYEGLFRMIVEQQVSVAAAASIWARTVQGLGGTVTPEAVLAHDIDTLRAFGLSGQKAKYGREIALAQAEGRVDLDHMQSLSDDDAIAALTAIKGVGKWTAETYLMFCEGRLNVFPGGDVALQEAIRWADRADQRPNEKQAYVRAEIWRPHRGVAAHLLWGWYGGVKRGEIVLEALTP, from the coding sequence ATGCTCGTCGCGCCCACAGCCCAGGACATCGCCGCCGCGCGCCAGGCCCTGGCCGACGCCGACCCCGCCTTGGCGCGCGCTCATGCCCAGACGCCGGCGTTCGAATGGCGTCTGCGGCCCGGCGGCTACGAAGGCCTGTTCCGCATGATCGTGGAACAGCAGGTTTCGGTCGCCGCCGCCGCCTCGATCTGGGCGCGTACCGTCCAGGGGCTGGGCGGAACGGTGACGCCCGAGGCGGTTCTGGCCCATGACATAGACACCTTGCGCGCCTTTGGTCTGTCGGGACAGAAGGCCAAATACGGCCGCGAGATCGCCCTGGCCCAGGCCGAGGGCCGCGTCGATCTGGACCATATGCAGAGCCTGTCGGACGACGACGCCATCGCCGCCCTGACCGCCATCAAGGGCGTCGGCAAATGGACGGCCGAGACCTATCTGATGTTCTGCGAGGGGCGGCTGAACGTCTTTCCGGGCGGCGACGTGGCCTTGCAGGAGGCGATACGTTGGGCCGACCGCGCCGATCAGCGTCCGAACGAGAAACAGGCCTATGTCCGCGCCGAGATCTGGCGGCCGCATCGCGGGGTGGCCGCGCATCTGCTGTGGGGATGGTATGGGGGCGTCAAGCGCGGTGAGATCGTGCTGGAGGCCCTGACCCCGTGA
- the gluQRS gene encoding tRNA glutamyl-Q(34) synthetase GluQRS: MFTTRFAPSPTGRLHKGHAFSALTAWSAAKATGGQFVLRIEDIDPTRCRPEHEAAILEDLAWLGLDWETPVRRQSDHLADYAAVIEALRARDLLYRCFRTRKEILDHIGNAPHGASEAVRPGPHPADEEARLLEGGQPFAWRLSLDRARDALGEAAWTGLHFIELGAGPNGETGVLPVRPDAAGDVVLARKDTGVAYHLAVTHDDALQGVDHVIRGEDLFEATHVQSLLQALMGWPAPVYRHHRLLTGPDGRRYAKRDRSATLAELRTGGLTAEALRAELGFSRAG, from the coding sequence ATGTTCACCACCCGTTTCGCCCCCTCCCCCACCGGCCGCCTACACAAGGGCCATGCCTTTTCGGCCCTGACCGCATGGTCGGCGGCGAAGGCGACGGGCGGGCAGTTCGTGCTGAGGATCGAGGACATCGATCCAACGCGCTGCCGGCCGGAACATGAGGCCGCCATCCTGGAAGACCTCGCCTGGCTGGGGCTGGACTGGGAGACGCCGGTTCGGCGCCAGTCGGATCATCTGGCGGACTATGCTGCGGTGATCGAAGCCCTGAGGGCGCGTGACCTGCTCTATCGATGTTTCCGTACCCGGAAAGAGATCCTCGACCACATCGGCAATGCGCCGCATGGGGCGAGCGAGGCGGTGCGGCCGGGGCCGCATCCGGCAGACGAGGAAGCCCGACTTCTGGAAGGGGGACAGCCCTTCGCCTGGCGACTGTCGCTGGATCGAGCGCGTGACGCCCTGGGCGAGGCGGCCTGGACCGGGCTTCATTTCATCGAACTGGGCGCGGGCCCGAATGGCGAGACCGGCGTCCTACCCGTGCGACCCGACGCGGCGGGAGACGTGGTGCTGGCGCGCAAGGATACGGGCGTCGCCTATCATCTGGCCGTGACCCATGACGACGCCCTGCAAGGCGTCGACCACGTTATCCGCGGCGAGGACCTGTTCGAGGCGACCCATGTGCAAAGCCTGCTTCAGGCGTTGATGGGTTGGCCAGCGCCCGTCTATCGCCACCACCGGCTGCTGACCGGACCGGACGGGCGGCGCTACGCCAAGCGGGACCGATCGGCGACCCTGGCGGAACTCCGCACGGGCGGACTGACGGCCGAGGCCTTACGCGCCGAACTGGGCTTCAGTCGCGCCGGCTGA